A genomic region of Metopolophium dirhodum isolate CAU chromosome 1, ASM1992520v1, whole genome shotgun sequence contains the following coding sequences:
- the LOC132935678 gene encoding uncharacterized protein LOC132935678 translates to MIYFRRSSLWTTLLLWLWFENCVTGADDKNDMREEKDKPHSRQKRLLWITSDGRLALPPGTKLTITPSLSMPFVRYPPEGFMSNMSISLPFTIDFNTLGLTDNQNPFGAFPQILARSMGRQTGSALVDYVSQLMRGRRSTRSVPTLPKPIHSYFQGGERALMFTVVEDLLTNFGMNGKACLLRAICEVHGHKSIHTFGFLGEFIQLFFTASKSTYADLMNDYVTAETIGKQSKECYPYFKECPKSLFTNNHNYSENDLSPDDEDEDGESVSANNDGDDYGNGNEVDDGRKKSSSASGGLKVTVNPTPLAM, encoded by the exons ATGATATACTTTAGGAGATCGTCTCTGTGGACCACGTTGTTACTGTGGTTGTGGTTTGAGAACTGCGTTACCGGCGCAGACGACAAGAATGACATGCGCGAAGAGAAGGACAAGCCTCACTCGCGGCAGAAACGTCTGCTGTGGATCACCTCGGATGGCCGCCTGGCCTTGCCACCCGGCACCAAACTAACGATAACGCCATCTCTATCCATGCCTTTCGTCAGGTACCCGCCAGAGGGGTTCATGTCCAACATGAGCATCAGCTTGCCGTTCACAA TCGACTTCAATACCTTGGGGTTGACCGACAATCAGAATCCGTTCGGCGCCTTCCCGCAAATATTGGCCAGGAGCATGGGCAGACAGACGGGGTCGGCACTCGTCGACTATGTGTCTCAACTTATGCGCGGCCGGAGATCGACTAGATCCGTTCCAACTTTACCCAAACCGATACACTCGTACTTCCAAGGAGGTGAAAG AGCTCTGATGTTCACCGTCGTCGAGGACCTGTTGACGAACTTCGGAATGAACGGAAAAGCGTGTCTGCTCCGAGCCATATGCGAAGTTCACGGGCACAAGTCCATACACACATTTGGTTTCCTCGGCGAATTTATTCAACTATTCTTTAC GGCTAGTAAATCGACGTACGCTGATTTAATGAACGACTACGTGACTGCTGAAACCATTGGAAAACAAAGTAAAGAATGTTACCCTTACTTCAAGGAATGTCCTAAGTCGTTGTTCACCAACAATCATAACTATTC GGAAAATGATCTTTCGCCCGACGACGAGGACGAAGACGGTGAATCAGTGTCGGCCAACAACGATGGCGATGACTACGGAAACGGAAACGAGGTCGACGACGGCCGGAAGAAGTCGTCGTCGGCAAGCGGCGGACTAAAAGTGACGGTGAATCCGACACCGTTGGCCATGTGA